The Populus nigra chromosome 4, ddPopNigr1.1, whole genome shotgun sequence genome contains the following window.
GATCGGTTTCTGGCGTCGTTGCGGTCAAAGTCAACAGAAAGAAACGGTGAAGCCGCCGTCGTTAGTTTTCTTCGAGTGGGGCTCTTCGTTTCTCTCCGGTTGGAGAGTCTCTCCGTCTCAAAACGCCTATAGCGTCATAAAGTCTCCATTCTTGTGGATAAGTATTTCGCCCGAGGGTGAAATTGTGAATTATTTGGATCCAGAGGGGcaaaacaagaataaattaTTTGGTGAATTGGGGTATTTAGATATGGATGTAGTTCCCGTTAACGTGAATTTTATCGGGGACTCACATTTTAGCGTGGAGGAGAATGTGAATTTTGCTTACAGAAGGAGTTTGAGTTCCGGGAATTTGAAAGGAGAGGATAACGGAGAAGATATTGTTAGTGTTGAAAGTGGATCTACAGGGAGTTTACCGGAAACATTTGAGATTTATCAGTATTATGCAAACAGGATGAGTCCAGGCGCGGACAGAGCGATAAGGAGGCAGCGGAGGCGAGAAAAGGAGAAGCAGGGGAAGAAGAGGTGGGAGACTGAGCATTTTTTGAAGATTGTTGATTCATCACCCACGCTTGATCGGCCTTTGCAGGGTCTGTGGAAGGTGGGTGATTCTTCTGTTTCTACTCTGTTTTTTTGAAGCTTGAAGATTAGTTCATGTTAGTTAGTTTTGTCCTGAGCAGCCTTTTATTGTTCATTTTAGACAGAATTTGAGCATAAGGCATTGGACTCTGATGTATTTCCATGTTGGCTAGTTTAACGTTCATTGTTTTGCTTCTCGTTCTTACATTGAGAGATTGGAATAAATTTTTGAGCACTTACAGTGACACTGTTCTCTCCTCCAACATTCATGTGGTGACTAGTAACTGTCCCACATGAATGCGAGGGAGGACTGTACGAGAGTATTGAATCATCTTTCAAGAAATTGGTCAGTTTGTTGATGTGCATTGTGAATGTGGGTCCAATGCAAGGAATAACAATGCCATGTTTCAACAAAAGCACCAATCTATCATCCATCGCCATGTCAAGTAAAAAACTTGCCATCACATAAACTTTGATTCTGGAATCAAATTCGAGGGAATTGCTCTTTTTCtgggaaacttaattcaatttGGTGTCGGTGGTTAGCCAATTTTTAACTCTTTTAAGAATTGCTGTGATTTTGGTGTGACCAATTGTCTCCTGTCTCGGCATCCTTTCAATTTGTTTACTGGCATATCGCCTGGAAGATAATGGAGACATAAAGGCTTTTCTCATATTCTCCTCCCTCCTCACGTTCTTTCCTGCTTCTTGTTGCAGGGAATCTGTGAGGACATGAAGTTGGAATTTTATCTTGTGGCATATGATGAATTTGGCATCTCCTGCAGAAGAGTTGGCGACTTGTCTGAGCGTCGCTCTAGTTCTACACCAGTGTTTTGGACGTCAGATCCTACTTTTGTAGAGTCCCCTTTTCCAACTGaggaagaatatatatatgattcTCGGATTCATATTCAGCCACCTGAAGCTGCAAACTTGGATTGGAAATTCCCTTTAGAAAATGATGAGGTCTCTCGCATTATGTATATTAACTCAAGTTATGATTTAGTAATCCTGGGAGTGGAAGGAGCTTCTGTGAATCCTTGGCGAGTTAAAGGAAGAGTTTGGCAGTACAGGAATGGGACGTTTGGATATGGCTTTCTTGGGGACCATTTTATTGTGGACCTGAAGCACATTGCCAAAAATGGTTGTCTTCTTGATGTCCCCGTAGACTTGTAGTGATTGATATCCTTGTACAGATCTTCTGCTCACGAGTAGATTTATAGCCATATGCCATAATGCTCATTGGACCTGTACTCTGTTgtggaaaattaatttattgtaatGACCACATTTATTCAGGGTTGATTTGTTTCCTTTGGTTCGCTCCTTTCCTAAATGCCCAATTACACATTAAATTGGTAGGGTTTTATTAGGATTTAGACTGCTGAATGATGCCGAAATTCAATCCCTTTTCCAGTAAGATTGCTTCCCTGATGGCTTCATTCAATGGAAACATGTTGAAGAAGCTCTATTTGAAGCCTGGCAATTCCTCAGTTTCCTTTTCACGTATTTGGAACGTGAGCTCTGTTTGAAGCCAAAGCGTTGTTTCCCAATCCTATCACTGGAATGGGAGGTCTGCTGTGAGGATTGAGGAGCCAGATGGGTGCATGGCCTTGCCATTTCGCTGGAGTTTCTTAATTTCGGAACGTATTACATTTATTACTGGTGCTGCAGATGTTAACAATCACGAATTTTCATGGTATTGATAGTGCTGTAGAAGGCTGACGTAGTGTACGACCAAAATAGGAAGATGCTGCCTCGAGAATAAAAGCGCAGGTAAAGAAGCTGACAACGCCGGAGAAGTGCTCCTAGCTGAAGGGTTAGGTTGCTAGTCAAATCCGTCTTTGCTAGATTAAAAGCTTGATACCGCTGTCTTTGATGTTAGTTTGTCCTTGCTTGTGTGGCTGTGACCCCTAATTTAAAGTGATGAGACCTGCATAATTGCAGGTGTTCAGTCGAGTCCAGCCTGCCTTAGGAATCTTGcatttaaaagggaaaaaaaccagCAATAATTGAAAGACTCCAGAGGGTAAAACATTCTTGAACCGTGATATGGAGACTGACGGCAATGTTAGAGAGTTTAGAGACACCAGCAAGAGTCTCGAGAAGAGTTACTTTTTAACAGCCCACTTATCTTAGAAATGACTTAGTCAGATATAGGATTCATCAGCTAGAAGAGCAGTTCACGTTGCGTGGTGTTTGGTGCGTTCTTAACAGCTCTTGAAAATCCAGAGAATCGAGTGCCTCCCACATTTGAGTGTACTTATAACTAGGGGTGTTTacggttcggttcgattcggttcaGTTTAGACTAAAAATACCAACCGAACCGAATTTCATTATTTTGGAGAAATATTAACCGAACCGGACcggaaaccggttcaaaccgagcCGGTCCGGTCTGGTTAAATccgttttttttggaaaaaattggGAAACCTAATCCCTTCATTAAATccggtttttttttgaaaaaaaccggGAAACCAAAATCTCttcatttttgggttttttttctggtttttttaaaattagcttaACCTTACagtaaattgagttttaaaatttatagaaaccTGAATTAAAATTGGCTTAGCCATCTGCAAGCCTTTCTTTTCCTGGTCACTCCgaacttttcttctcctttcagGTTAAGGCATATGCAGACAACTTCAAATTCAAGGGGCATCCCAAGACTGATGACAAGCATTCAATTAATTCACAGCATTCAATTAAACATCTCAAATGAATTAAATCAGATGCAAATTGGCTgacttttagttttaatatgctTCCCAAAATGATAAATCAATGCAAGATGCATGATCAAATTTAAAca
Protein-coding sequences here:
- the LOC133691051 gene encoding F-box protein At3g12350; protein product: MAEPNLNSFSDFPEDVQFCILSFLSPTEIANFACTSKRYAPLCQSDSKLWHSLCDRRWGSKTQINKWGNGQISYKLLYKTLNKWENLIGFWRRCGQSQQKETVKPPSLVFFEWGSSFLSGWRVSPSQNAYSVIKSPFLWISISPEGEIVNYLDPEGQNKNKLFGELGYLDMDVVPVNVNFIGDSHFSVEENVNFAYRRSLSSGNLKGEDNGEDIVSVESGSTGSLPETFEIYQYYANRMSPGADRAIRRQRRREKEKQGKKRWETEHFLKIVDSSPTLDRPLQGLWKGICEDMKLEFYLVAYDEFGISCRRVGDLSERRSSSTPVFWTSDPTFVESPFPTEEEYIYDSRIHIQPPEAANLDWKFPLENDEVSRIMYINSSYDLVILGVEGASVNPWRVKGRVWQYRNGTFGYGFLGDHFIVDLKHIAKNGCLLDVPVDL